The following coding sequences lie in one Candidatus Atribacteria bacterium genomic window:
- a CDS encoding CGGC domain-containing protein, which translates to MKDKIKIGIIICDRYHTCAGGKCLRALRNREGAFSIYGKDDELELVGYTTCDGCPGGNIEYAPEEMIKNGAQVIHLATGLVVGYPPCPSITYFCDFIKERYGIKVVIGTHPIPQKYYDMHKRLGTWDSPKWGEIIQPTLADEKTRLSYN; encoded by the coding sequence ATGAAAGACAAAATTAAAATTGGCATTATTATTTGTGACCGTTACCATACCTGTGCCGGAGGTAAATGCCTTAGAGCTCTCCGCAACAGGGAAGGCGCATTTAGCATTTATGGTAAAGATGATGAATTGGAATTAGTTGGATATACTACTTGTGACGGCTGCCCTGGGGGAAACATCGAATATGCTCCCGAGGAAATGATTAAAAACGGAGCTCAAGTGATTCACCTGGCTACCGGGTTGGTTGTCGGATACCCTCCCTGTCCTAGTATAACCTATTTTTGTGACTTCATTAAGGAAAGATATGGAATAAAAGTAGTTATTGGAACACATCCAATACCCCAGAAATATTATGATATGCATAAAAGGTTGGGAACATGGGATTCACCAAAATGGGGAGAAATTATTCAACCGACATTAGCGGATGAAAAAACTCGCTTATCTTATAATTAA